One Spirochaetota bacterium genomic window carries:
- a CDS encoding thiolase family protein, producing the protein MDRAAIIGVGMTKIEKAKVGETFADMAWEAVNKALADAGMTIDDIDNVVTTSSDFWDGRTISCMAVGDASGAAHKNVSCVEGDGTYGAFYGMTRSLSGSYKTTLVTGHSKGSQSVSSLITNCSFDPIYERGLGMDMVTACAMQAKSYMHRTKTAPEQLAMVSVKNHGNAQKNPVAQLPMKLTVNDVLKSEMVADPLHKLDCSPVSDGCAAVIIAHESVATKFKQKPVWIKGVSFCADTFFFGDRDLSRAKSLVEAAKKAYAMAGIKDPKKEIDLAEVYDAFTYQELMWLEEMGLADDATAGKLLEKGEYNIDGRLPVNASGGLLSGHPVIAAGLYSMAAVVKQLRGDAGGFQVKKAKTGLVHGVNGLGGQSHCVWILDKDK; encoded by the coding sequence ATGGATAGAGCAGCGATAATCGGCGTCGGAATGACGAAAATAGAGAAGGCCAAGGTCGGCGAGACCTTCGCCGACATGGCGTGGGAGGCGGTGAACAAGGCGCTGGCCGATGCGGGAATGACCATCGATGATATCGACAACGTCGTGACCACCTCCAGCGACTTCTGGGATGGCAGGACCATATCCTGCATGGCCGTGGGAGACGCCAGCGGCGCGGCGCACAAGAACGTTTCCTGCGTCGAGGGTGACGGCACCTATGGCGCGTTTTACGGCATGACCAGGAGCCTTTCCGGGTCGTACAAAACGACCCTGGTGACGGGGCATTCCAAGGGCTCCCAGAGCGTATCGAGCCTCATTACGAATTGCTCCTTTGACCCCATCTACGAGCGGGGCCTGGGCATGGACATGGTGACGGCCTGCGCCATGCAGGCGAAATCCTATATGCACCGCACCAAGACCGCGCCGGAACAGCTGGCCATGGTTTCGGTGAAGAACCACGGCAACGCGCAGAAGAATCCCGTGGCGCAGCTTCCGATGAAGCTGACCGTGAATGACGTGCTGAAATCGGAAATGGTGGCCGATCCTCTCCACAAGCTTGACTGCTCCCCCGTATCCGACGGGTGCGCGGCGGTCATCATCGCCCACGAGTCGGTGGCGACGAAGTTCAAGCAGAAGCCGGTCTGGATCAAGGGCGTATCCTTTTGCGCCGACACCTTCTTCTTCGGCGACCGGGACCTGTCCCGGGCGAAGTCCCTCGTCGAAGCGGCGAAGAAAGCCTACGCGATGGCGGGCATAAAGGACCCGAAAAAAGAGATTGATCTCGCTGAAGTATATGACGCATTCACCTATCAGGAGCTGATGTGGCTCGAGGAAATGGGCCTCGCCGATGATGCGACCGCGGGAAAGCTCCTTGAAAAGGGAGAGTACAATATCGACGGCAGGCTGCCGGTAAACGCGTCCGGCGGGCTCCTGTCAGGACATCCCGTTATCGCCGCCGGCCTCTATAGCATGGCCGCGGTGGTGAAGCAGCTCAGGGGAGACGCCGGCGGCTTCCAGGTCAAAAAGGCGAAGACCGGCCTGGTGCACGGCGTGAACGGCCTCGGCGGCCAGTCCCACTGCGTGTGGATTCTTGACAAGGACAAGTAG
- a CDS encoding Zn-ribbon domain-containing OB-fold protein, whose protein sequence is MSDQFKGIEPMVYNSKINVPYSWWAGDTASKFYISLRDEKKIIGTKCKACNKVFIPPRKVCPTCFTENAEWVNVSDEGTVITYTVARRQFAAIPNDKKVPVIWGLIKLDGADTAMLHYLGDVKPEDVTIGMRVKAVFSDERKGTIRDISHFKPVK, encoded by the coding sequence ATGTCCGATCAATTCAAAGGCATTGAGCCGATGGTGTACAACAGCAAGATCAATGTCCCCTACTCATGGTGGGCCGGCGATACGGCCAGCAAGTTCTATATCTCATTGAGGGACGAAAAAAAGATTATCGGGACAAAATGCAAGGCATGCAATAAGGTTTTCATTCCTCCCCGCAAAGTGTGTCCGACCTGCTTCACGGAAAATGCCGAGTGGGTGAACGTGTCCGACGAGGGGACGGTCATTACCTATACGGTGGCGCGGCGCCAGTTCGCCGCCATTCCCAACGACAAGAAGGTCCCGGTCATATGGGGGCTGATAAAGCTGGACGGGGCCGATACCGCCATGCTGCATTACCTCGGCGATGTGAAGCCTGAGGACGTGACTATCGGCATGCGCGTGAAGGCGGTGTTCTCGGACGAGCGCAAGGGAACGATCCGCGACATCTCGCATTTCAAACCGGTGAAATAA
- a CDS encoding 3-oxoacid CoA-transferase, whose protein sequence is MADYNPMELMICVAARNLEDGATVVVGTGAPCAAAMLAQKTYSPNLCIMFEAGGIAPILPSMPISVGDSRTFHRAILASSMPDVMETCQRGMVDYTFLGGAQIDMYGNINSTMIGDDHAKPKVRFPGSGGANDLASLCWRTMMMTPQDAKRFTDKINFITSPGYLHGGTSRYDAGLPKGTGPYRIITNMAIMGFDEETKWMKVLNVNPGYSRKDIQDNCGFELKWAEKLTDTDPPKPEELRILREEVDPHRYIIGR, encoded by the coding sequence ATGGCAGATTATAATCCAATGGAATTAATGATATGTGTTGCGGCGCGTAACCTCGAGGACGGCGCGACCGTCGTCGTGGGTACCGGCGCACCCTGCGCGGCGGCCATGCTGGCGCAAAAGACCTATTCGCCCAACCTCTGCATCATGTTCGAGGCGGGCGGCATAGCGCCGATACTGCCCTCGATGCCGATTTCGGTAGGGGACTCGCGGACCTTCCACAGGGCGATCCTGGCCAGCTCCATGCCTGACGTCATGGAGACCTGCCAGCGCGGAATGGTGGACTATACCTTCCTTGGCGGGGCCCAGATCGACATGTACGGAAACATCAACTCCACCATGATCGGCGACGATCACGCGAAGCCGAAAGTTCGTTTCCCGGGATCGGGCGGCGCCAATGACCTGGCTTCCCTCTGCTGGCGGACCATGATGATGACGCCCCAGGACGCGAAGCGCTTCACTGACAAGATCAACTTCATCACGTCGCCCGGCTATCTCCATGGCGGAACCTCCCGGTACGATGCGGGACTTCCCAAAGGGACCGGCCCCTACCGGATCATCACCAACATGGCTATCATGGGCTTCGACGAGGAGACCAAGTGGATGAAGGTGCTCAACGTCAACCCGGGTTACAGCCGGAAAGACATACAGGACAACTGCGGGTTCGAGTTGAAGTGGGCCGAAAAGCTGACCGATACCGATCCTCCCAAGCCGGAAGAATTACGCATTCTCCGTGAAGAGGTCGATCCGCACCGGTATATAATAGGAAGATAG
- a CDS encoding CoA transferase subunit A, whose product MNKAVELKQGQNQLFSDPDADKAREFFRHKSRAMVNKVTTAEDAVKRLLKDGDYLTIGGFGANRIPTAILHEICRQGKKNLAFAGHTATHDMQILVAGDCIDRLDIAYIIGLEARGLSPSSRRAVESGKIKLTEWTNATLSWRIKAAAMGLSFIPARNIMGTDTFKYSADKEILCPFTGQKYVAHPALYPDFAAIHVHECDVYGNAHVFGSSVSDQDLAKAAKRVVLTTERIIPNEEIRRQPHATFIPFWCVDAVVEVPYGSYPGNMPYEYFSDEAYLKEWLNIEKDPEEFKKFFKKQVLDTKNFNEYLELNGGIEKMVKLRAIEHLTDKI is encoded by the coding sequence ATGAACAAGGCAGTTGAACTGAAACAGGGCCAAAACCAACTGTTTTCCGATCCTGATGCCGACAAGGCTCGGGAGTTCTTCAGGCACAAATCCCGCGCCATGGTCAACAAGGTCACCACCGCGGAAGATGCGGTTAAGAGACTATTGAAAGACGGCGATTATCTGACCATAGGCGGGTTTGGCGCGAACAGGATCCCCACGGCTATCCTGCATGAGATATGCCGGCAGGGAAAGAAAAACCTGGCCTTTGCGGGCCATACGGCGACCCATGACATGCAGATACTGGTCGCGGGCGATTGCATTGACCGGCTGGATATAGCTTATATCATAGGTCTCGAAGCGCGGGGCCTTTCCCCCAGCTCGCGCCGCGCGGTCGAAAGCGGCAAGATCAAACTCACTGAATGGACCAACGCGACGCTTTCCTGGCGGATCAAGGCCGCGGCCATGGGCCTGTCGTTCATCCCCGCGCGCAACATCATGGGGACCGACACATTCAAGTACAGCGCGGACAAGGAGATCCTGTGCCCCTTCACCGGGCAGAAGTACGTGGCTCACCCTGCGCTCTATCCGGACTTTGCCGCCATCCACGTCCATGAGTGCGACGTATATGGAAATGCCCACGTATTCGGCTCCTCGGTGTCCGACCAGGACCTGGCCAAGGCGGCCAAGCGGGTCGTGCTCACGACGGAAAGGATCATCCCCAATGAAGAGATCAGGCGCCAGCCCCACGCGACCTTCATTCCCTTCTGGTGCGTTGACGCCGTCGTGGAGGTCCCCTATGGCAGCTATCCCGGCAACATGCCCTACGAGTATTTCTCGGACGAGGCATATCTGAAAGAATGGCTGAACATCGAGAAGGACCCCGAGGAATTCAAGAAGTTCTTCAAGAAGCAGGTTCTCGATACGAAGAACTTCAACGAGTACCTGGAATTGAACGGCGGCATCGAGAAGATGGTCAAGCTGCGCGCCATCGAGCATCTGACTGACAAGATATAA
- a CDS encoding long-chain fatty acid--CoA ligase, whose translation MDMTEKTINDVFRNRVKKYGDRLAVEKKLRGVWEGASWNEYYERARAAGLGLYSLGIRKGQMVALLADNRLEWLYADLGTLGIGAVVIPVYQTLVSEEIEYILNNSESKVIIAENKSQLKKVLEIEKKCPALEKIVVMEEKDADKSHPKIMTFNELLELGRKKHAEDPALFEKLAQEVTPDDLATLVYTSGTTGLPKGAMISHGNIFWIVQSLDKIEPHFASDKDVLVAFLPLSHVFQRIAGHFYAMYCGIWTSYAESIDTLLDDFAEKRPTMILAVPRVCEKVYQKIMAQVQEQSAFKQKVFRWGQKVGNRISEYREKHKSIPITLKLKYKIAYAIIFKKLQEKLGGRVSWMTASGAPTAEEIIRFFNAAGITVISGYGMTETTAPATMQSLADYKIGTAGKPMPGQDMKIADDGEILLKGGNVIKGYWKLPEETAEAFTPDGYFMSGDIGMFDEEGNLLITDRKKDLIITSGGKNVAPQKIEGLFKSDPLFTQFIVIGEKKKYLSGLCNINLEEVERFAKQEGISYDKPAELLDNQKVLDMIQKHVDERNTHLAKYESIKQYRIVKTDFSQEGGELTPSLKVKRKVVQEKYKDLIADMYGKEAVDELYAQKSN comes from the coding sequence ATGGATATGACAGAAAAGACTATTAATGATGTGTTTCGCAATCGGGTCAAGAAATATGGTGATAGGCTTGCGGTTGAGAAAAAACTTCGCGGCGTATGGGAAGGCGCGTCGTGGAACGAGTACTACGAACGGGCCCGCGCGGCGGGGCTCGGCCTGTATTCTCTCGGCATAAGGAAGGGGCAGATGGTGGCGTTGCTGGCTGATAACCGGCTGGAGTGGCTATACGCCGACCTGGGCACCCTGGGTATCGGCGCGGTCGTGATCCCGGTCTACCAGACCCTTGTTTCGGAAGAGATAGAATATATACTCAACAACTCCGAATCTAAAGTAATTATCGCGGAAAACAAGAGCCAGCTCAAGAAGGTCCTGGAAATAGAGAAAAAGTGCCCGGCACTCGAGAAGATAGTCGTCATGGAAGAGAAGGACGCTGATAAATCGCATCCCAAGATCATGACCTTCAACGAACTCCTGGAACTCGGTAGAAAGAAGCACGCCGAGGACCCGGCCCTTTTCGAAAAGCTCGCACAGGAAGTCACGCCGGACGATCTCGCGACCCTGGTCTATACTTCCGGGACAACGGGACTGCCCAAGGGCGCCATGATTTCACACGGCAATATTTTCTGGATCGTCCAGTCCCTCGATAAGATCGAGCCGCATTTCGCCTCCGACAAGGATGTCCTTGTCGCGTTTCTGCCGCTGTCGCACGTGTTCCAGCGGATAGCCGGCCACTTCTACGCCATGTACTGCGGCATCTGGACATCCTACGCGGAAAGCATCGATACGCTCCTCGACGACTTCGCGGAGAAGCGCCCCACCATGATCCTCGCGGTGCCCCGCGTATGCGAAAAGGTGTACCAGAAGATCATGGCACAGGTGCAGGAACAGTCGGCCTTCAAGCAGAAAGTGTTCAGGTGGGGCCAGAAGGTGGGCAACCGCATCAGCGAATACCGCGAAAAGCACAAGAGCATACCCATTACGCTCAAGCTGAAATACAAGATCGCCTACGCGATCATCTTCAAGAAGCTCCAGGAAAAGCTGGGCGGTCGCGTCTCCTGGATGACGGCATCGGGCGCCCCCACGGCCGAGGAGATCATACGGTTCTTCAACGCCGCCGGTATCACCGTCATATCGGGATACGGCATGACGGAAACCACGGCTCCCGCCACCATGCAGTCCCTGGCCGATTACAAGATCGGAACCGCGGGCAAACCGATGCCCGGCCAGGATATGAAGATCGCCGACGACGGCGAGATACTGCTCAAGGGCGGCAACGTCATCAAGGGTTACTGGAAATTGCCTGAGGAGACGGCGGAAGCCTTCACGCCGGACGGTTATTTCATGTCGGGTGACATCGGGATGTTCGACGAAGAGGGTAACCTTCTCATCACGGACCGCAAGAAGGACCTCATCATCACCTCCGGCGGGAAGAACGTCGCGCCGCAGAAGATCGAGGGCCTCTTCAAGTCCGATCCTCTCTTCACCCAGTTCATCGTCATCGGCGAGAAGAAGAAATACCTCTCCGGCCTGTGCAATATCAACCTGGAAGAGGTTGAGCGGTTCGCCAAGCAGGAAGGCATATCCTACGACAAGCCGGCCGAACTGCTGGACAACCAGAAGGTGCTCGATATGATCCAGAAGCACGTCGACGAGCGCAACACCCACCTGGCCAAGTACGAATCGATCAAGCAGTACCGGATCGTGAAGACGGATTTTTCCCAGGAAGGCGGCGAGCTGACACCGTCGCTCAAGGTCAAGCGGAAGGTCGTGCAGGAGAAGTACAAGGACCTCATCGCGGACATGTACGGCAAGGAAGCGGTCGACGAATTGTACGCGCAAAAATCTAACTAA
- a CDS encoding enoyl-CoA hydratase/isomerase family protein, with protein MSAKCSYEVNERGVALLKINNPPMNALDEQTMLELEFCLHKIQVDDPVKVVVITGEGGTFVVGADINKVQNVNTREAGETLTGRAHEIMNLIEFSPKPMIAAINGLCLGGGTELALACHIRFISDQAQMGLPEVMLGVMPGFGGTQRAARVLGKARAMEIMLSGKFLPAAECDRIGLVNRVIPHANLLEEAMKFAKDLSFKGGVVMGAIIEAVTKGVDLPLEEGLKLESSLFGKLAETEDKKEGIAAFLEKRKPVFKGK; from the coding sequence ATGAGTGCGAAATGCAGTTATGAAGTCAATGAACGGGGCGTGGCTCTTTTGAAGATCAATAACCCGCCGATGAACGCCCTGGACGAGCAGACCATGCTGGAGCTGGAATTCTGCCTCCACAAGATTCAGGTTGATGATCCGGTCAAGGTCGTGGTGATAACCGGCGAAGGCGGTACCTTCGTCGTCGGCGCGGATATCAACAAGGTGCAGAATGTCAATACCAGGGAGGCGGGTGAGACGCTCACCGGCCGGGCCCATGAAATAATGAATCTTATAGAATTTTCACCGAAACCGATGATCGCCGCCATCAACGGTCTCTGCCTGGGCGGCGGCACCGAGCTTGCCCTGGCGTGCCATATCCGGTTCATCAGCGACCAGGCCCAGATGGGCCTTCCGGAAGTCATGCTGGGCGTCATGCCGGGCTTCGGCGGGACGCAGCGCGCGGCGCGCGTACTGGGCAAGGCGCGGGCCATGGAGATCATGCTCTCCGGCAAGTTCCTCCCCGCGGCTGAATGCGACAGGATCGGCCTGGTGAACCGGGTCATTCCCCACGCGAATCTTTTAGAAGAGGCGATGAAGTTCGCGAAAGATCTATCCTTCAAGGGAGGGGTGGTCATGGGGGCCATCATCGAGGCTGTCACGAAGGGAGTGGATCTTCCCCTCGAAGAAGGACTCAAGCTTGAAAGCAGTCTCTTCGGCAAATTGGCCGAGACTGAGGATAAGAAGGAGGGTATCGCGGCATTTTTGGAAAAGAGAAAGCCCGTTTTTAAAGGAAAATAA
- a CDS encoding 3-keto-5-aminohexanoate cleavage protein, with the protein MTTKPMKGFEDSFLVEGKMALPYTYFAGRVGSKFITTIRDQKKIMGVKCPTCNTVYLPPRQVCDKDFTDIRENWVEVGNKGSVTNFTVVRYDDKHHPRKAPFVLALIHLEGATTPFMHILEECKIEDVKIGMKVEAVFAKETTSTILDIDHFKPAVETLSVHERNAARKQWVPDDEPDTQVTKRGGKPDMSKPAILTAALTGAATMKNQNPNVPYTPAEFAEEAYKCYKAGAAMVHVHAREENGMATHDHGRIKATHDAIKDKCPDLIVNLSSAVGMGKTPEQRISQIVAIKPEMASLNTNTMNFSIIDRKTGKIFIDFVFENTFTMLQDFGKAMEENGVKPEIEVYDMGGLDNTMLIAKQGIFSDPMNFNFVWGVAGGQSFRADSFIALMNALPPKATFTTCGVGTDEFPAIMQSCLLGGNMRVGLEDNIRMPNGELAKGSYELVEVAARMCECIGRPIATPAEARAMMGLKKK; encoded by the coding sequence ATGACAACCAAGCCAATGAAAGGATTTGAAGATAGCTTTCTTGTTGAAGGTAAGATGGCGCTTCCTTACACCTACTTCGCAGGCCGGGTCGGCAGCAAGTTCATCACGACCATTCGGGACCAGAAGAAGATCATGGGAGTAAAATGCCCTACCTGCAACACCGTATACCTTCCCCCGCGGCAGGTATGCGACAAGGACTTCACCGATATCCGCGAGAACTGGGTCGAGGTGGGCAACAAGGGTTCGGTGACGAATTTCACGGTGGTGCGCTATGACGACAAACACCATCCGCGGAAGGCGCCCTTTGTCCTGGCCCTCATACACCTGGAAGGCGCAACGACGCCCTTCATGCACATTCTCGAGGAATGCAAAATCGAGGACGTGAAAATAGGGATGAAAGTGGAGGCCGTGTTCGCGAAAGAAACCACGAGCACGATCCTCGACATAGATCATTTCAAGCCCGCCGTTGAGACTCTGTCGGTTCATGAGCGCAATGCGGCGCGGAAACAGTGGGTTCCCGATGACGAACCCGATACTCAAGTAACTAAAAGAGGGGGAAAACCAGATATGTCAAAACCAGCAATTCTCACGGCGGCACTCACCGGCGCCGCAACCATGAAGAACCAGAACCCGAACGTGCCGTACACGCCGGCCGAGTTCGCGGAAGAAGCCTACAAGTGTTACAAGGCCGGGGCGGCCATGGTGCACGTCCACGCCCGCGAGGAAAACGGCATGGCAACCCATGATCATGGCCGGATCAAGGCGACCCACGACGCGATCAAGGACAAGTGCCCGGATCTCATCGTGAACCTGAGCTCCGCCGTCGGCATGGGCAAGACCCCGGAGCAGCGGATCAGCCAGATCGTGGCGATCAAGCCGGAAATGGCCTCCCTGAACACCAACACGATGAACTTCAGTATCATCGACCGGAAGACCGGCAAGATCTTCATCGACTTCGTGTTCGAGAACACCTTCACCATGCTGCAGGATTTCGGCAAGGCCATGGAAGAGAACGGCGTAAAGCCGGAGATAGAAGTGTACGACATGGGCGGCCTCGACAACACGATGCTTATCGCCAAGCAGGGCATCTTCAGCGACCCGATGAACTTCAACTTCGTCTGGGGCGTCGCCGGCGGGCAGTCCTTCAGGGCCGATTCCTTCATAGCCCTCATGAACGCCCTGCCGCCGAAGGCCACCTTCACCACCTGTGGCGTCGGAACGGACGAGTTCCCGGCCATCATGCAGTCCTGCCTCCTGGGCGGCAATATGAGGGTCGGCCTCGAGGATAACATCCGGATGCCCAACGGCGAGCTGGCCAAGGGCAGCTACGAGCTTGTTGAAGTGGCAGCAAGGATGTGCGAGTGCATTGGCAGACCGATAGCGACGCCGGCCGAAGCACGCGCGATGATGGGATTGAAGAAGAAGTAA
- a CDS encoding SCP2 sterol-binding domain-containing protein, with the protein MAEYWGVKVEDIFNSMKERFRPEGAKDVDAVFGYDIKDEGKWKLTVKNGAMTIEKTDNLSGAVATMKADGETFVGVNTGKVDAANAFMGGKVKVDGDMGAFGKTGKLFRKFVIGPKAMTTKEYLADMFATMVPRFKADASDGVDASFAFDLGGPDGGKWTVFVKDKKCSITETIEGKPTVTLEFNDAKDYVDFILGKIDAQSLMASGKAGAKGDINMMATKWPVLFDKYKDPAGGAAPEQELLAIKRTISVNQKFATGPVMGKFLKGLKDKKIIANKCPKCGRLQLPPREVCAECRIRVNEYVEVGPKGEVRYMDIVYYAMPDPLTGVARETPYGSINILLDGCKGNETLPHFIRRDQIEKIQMGWDDKKGTRVRPVWEENRIGDIWDIKYFEIDE; encoded by the coding sequence ATGGCAGAATACTGGGGAGTAAAAGTAGAAGATATATTCAACTCAATGAAGGAACGCTTCCGTCCCGAAGGCGCCAAGGATGTCGACGCCGTCTTCGGCTACGACATCAAGGACGAGGGTAAGTGGAAGCTGACGGTCAAGAACGGTGCGATGACCATCGAGAAGACCGATAACCTGTCCGGCGCCGTGGCGACCATGAAGGCCGACGGTGAGACTTTCGTGGGCGTCAACACCGGCAAGGTGGACGCGGCCAACGCCTTCATGGGCGGCAAGGTCAAGGTCGACGGCGACATGGGCGCCTTCGGCAAGACCGGCAAGCTCTTCCGCAAGTTCGTCATAGGGCCGAAGGCGATGACGACAAAGGAGTATCTCGCGGATATGTTCGCGACAATGGTGCCGCGCTTTAAAGCCGACGCCTCCGATGGTGTCGACGCCTCCTTCGCCTTTGACCTGGGCGGACCGGACGGCGGCAAGTGGACCGTATTTGTAAAGGATAAAAAGTGCTCGATCACGGAGACCATAGAAGGGAAACCGACGGTTACCCTGGAGTTCAACGACGCCAAGGACTATGTCGACTTCATCCTGGGAAAAATCGACGCCCAGAGCCTGATGGCATCCGGCAAGGCCGGGGCCAAGGGCGATATCAACATGATGGCCACGAAATGGCCGGTCCTTTTTGATAAATATAAGGACCCCGCGGGGGGCGCCGCTCCCGAGCAGGAGCTCCTGGCGATCAAGAGGACCATATCGGTCAACCAGAAGTTCGCTACCGGTCCCGTCATGGGCAAATTCCTCAAGGGGCTGAAAGACAAGAAGATCATCGCCAACAAATGCCCCAAGTGCGGCCGTCTGCAGCTGCCGCCCCGGGAAGTGTGCGCTGAGTGTCGTATCCGCGTCAATGAATACGTGGAAGTCGGTCCCAAGGGAGAGGTCCGCTACATGGACATCGTTTACTACGCAATGCCCGACCCGCTTACCGGCGTCGCACGGGAGACCCCGTATGGATCGATCAACATCCTCCTGGACGGCTGCAAGGGGAACGAGACCCTGCCGCATTTCATCCGGAGGGACCAGATAGAAAAGATACAGATGGGCTGGGACGATAAGAAGGGAACCCGGGTCCGCCCCGTCTGGGAGGAAAACCGGATCGGCGACATCTGGGACATCAAATATTTCGAAATAGATGAATAA
- a CDS encoding thiolase family protein: MAHRKKNRNVGIIGIGQTKHSSHREDVNQPEMIHEAVSLALKDAGLTMKDIDCVVHGNMELFEMVHQPDMWHTLGTGAFGKDCIRITTGGTVGGTLNIASDNLVASGMYDIVMAIGFEKQQEGHTTGGITNMADPLWFRKIQAGALTGSAAYDVIDTIGLERANRASLTYRIIMDKHAGLNPNAHRSFGLDFSQIDDLVKTSPRLVGDLKLIEMCSQSDGACCVIYACEKKAKELSKNPVWIRDHITVHKEETFTIFGYNKKYPWMRTHKFAAEQLFKRNDIKVPIEYFDVFEMYDPATWWAMDWIKDFFGLEGDEHIKLIEAHEIMIGGKMPINPSGGVIGSNPIGATALIRVAEAALQVRGNAGGHQIPTPVNHALASGFGGTMWTVLTMLEKELNW, from the coding sequence ATGGCACACAGAAAGAAAAACAGAAACGTCGGCATTATCGGCATCGGGCAGACCAAACATTCCAGCCACCGCGAGGATGTCAACCAGCCTGAAATGATACATGAAGCGGTCAGCCTGGCCTTGAAAGACGCGGGCCTGACCATGAAAGACATAGATTGCGTCGTGCACGGCAACATGGAGCTCTTTGAAATGGTGCACCAGCCGGATATGTGGCACACCCTGGGCACAGGCGCTTTTGGCAAGGACTGTATCCGGATCACCACCGGCGGTACCGTCGGCGGGACGCTCAATATCGCGTCGGATAACCTGGTAGCTTCGGGCATGTATGATATAGTCATGGCCATCGGCTTCGAGAAGCAGCAGGAAGGCCATACCACTGGAGGTATCACCAACATGGCGGACCCCCTCTGGTTCCGGAAGATCCAGGCGGGCGCCCTCACCGGCTCCGCCGCATATGACGTCATAGACACGATAGGCCTGGAGCGCGCCAACAGGGCGTCGCTGACCTACCGCATCATCATGGACAAGCACGCTGGACTCAATCCCAACGCGCACCGATCCTTCGGCCTCGATTTCAGTCAGATAGACGACCTCGTCAAGACATCGCCGCGCCTCGTCGGCGACCTGAAGCTCATCGAGATGTGCTCCCAGTCCGACGGTGCCTGCTGCGTCATTTACGCCTGCGAGAAAAAGGCGAAAGAACTCAGCAAGAACCCGGTGTGGATACGGGACCATATCACGGTACACAAGGAAGAGACCTTCACTATATTCGGATACAACAAGAAGTATCCCTGGATGAGGACCCATAAATTCGCGGCTGAGCAGCTATTCAAGCGCAACGATATCAAGGTTCCCATCGAATACTTCGACGTGTTTGAGATGTACGATCCGGCGACCTGGTGGGCCATGGACTGGATTAAGGACTTCTTCGGCCTCGAGGGCGATGAGCATATTAAGCTTATCGAAGCCCATGAAATCATGATCGGCGGCAAAATGCCCATCAACCCGTCCGGCGGCGTTATCGGGTCGAACCCCATCGGCGCCACGGCACTGATCCGGGTGGCTGAAGCGGCGCTGCAGGTTCGCGGCAATGCGGGAGGCCACCAGATACCGACCCCGGTCAATCACGCGCTCGCTTCCGGCTTCGGCGGCACCATGTGGACGGTGCTCACGATGCTCGAGAAGGAACTTAACTGGTAG